In Deltaproteobacteria bacterium, the sequence CGCAGCGACGTGTTCTCGCTGGGCTCGGTGCTGTTCGAGCTGCTGACCGGTCGCCTGCCCTTCGGCGACGATGACTCGCGACAGACCCACGAGCGCCTGTTGGCCTGCGACACCGCCGCGATCGCGACGCTGCTCCACCAACGCTTCGCCGGCAACAACCCCTCCGACACGCTCGGCAAGGGTCTGGCGGAGATCGTCTTGACGTGCCTGCAGCGCGAGCCGAGCGATCGCTTCGGCTCGGCGGCCACGCTCGCCGACGCGATCGAGCAGCAGCTGGCGATGTCCGGCGTCGACGTGGTGGCGCTGCAGCGCGAGCTGGCCGAGGTCGCGGCCGCCAGCGCCGGTGGCGTGTCGGCGCTGCCGCCCGCGGTGCTGCCGGCGGGCGCGAGCGGCAACCCCCGCGGCCGCGCGACGCGGTGGTTGGCGGCCGCCGGCGTCGCCGCGTTGCTGACGACCGCCGCGTACGGCTGGCGCACGATGCAGCGCGACGCCACGATGGAGGCCGCCGAGCGCGAACCGCCGGCGCTGGCCGCCGACGCGGCGCCGAGCCGCGGCAGCGATCGCGTGGTGCCGGCCAGCCCGCCCCCACCGCCGGCCGCCCCCGCACCGGCCACGCTCACGGTGCCGGTGCCGATGCCCACGACCTCCGCGATCGTGCCCGCGGCGGTGGCCGCCCCCGAGCCCAGCGGCGCGGGCCAGCGGCGCGCCCGACGACGCGCCCGCGCGCTCAAGCCCAACCCGTACGCACCCTGATCGATCGTAGGATCCCCGCCGGCGTGATCCGATCCCGAGTGAGCGCGCGACGGCGACGGCGAGCGTGG encodes:
- a CDS encoding serine/threonine protein kinase, translated to MAPPAIITRGARAVQLGRYLLVGRLASGATSTVYLARALGEGGFAREFAVKVLHPHLDPSLRSRFLDEARLTSRVRHPNIVNVIELGVDRGLDYLVLEYVDGVDLRRLMLSRSVPLRPSQAALLVATVARGLHALHTAVDEHGQPMQAVHRDLSPHNLMIDRNGRVVLIDFGLAKLHARSEHTEVGVLCGRLQYMSPEQAQLQALDARSDVFSLGSVLFELLTGRLPFGDDDSRQTHERLLACDTAAIATLLHQRFAGNNPSDTLGKGLAEIVLTCLQREPSDRFGSAATLADAIEQQLAMSGVDVVALQRELAEVAAASAGGVSALPPAVLPAGASGNPRGRATRWLAAAGVAALLTTAAYGWRTMQRDATMEAAEREPPALAADAAPSRGSDRVVPASPPPPPAAPAPATLTVPVPMPTTSAIVPAAVAAPEPSGAGQRRARRRARALKPNPYAP